TTCTGTTTGTATGTCACTGATAGGGGGGCACGTATGAGTAAAATTACAGAGCAAGTAGAAGTGTTGATACAACCTGTCCTTGACGACTTAGGGTATGAATTAGTAGATGTAGAGTTTGTAAAAGAAGGACGCGATCATTATTTGCGTATTTCAATTGATAAACCAGGTGGCGTGGATTTAAATGATTGTACACGTGCATCAGAACATTTTAGTGAAGTCATGGATGAACATGATCCCATTTCACAAGCCTATTATCTAGATGTTGCATCACCAGGTGCAGAAAGACCTA
This region of Staphylococcus sp. IVB6240 genomic DNA includes:
- the rimP gene encoding ribosome maturation factor RimP; translation: MSKITEQVEVLIQPVLDDLGYELVDVEFVKEGRDHYLRISIDKPGGVDLNDCTRASEHFSEVMDEHDPISQAYYLDVASPGAERPIKKEEDFQKAIGKPVFVSLYAPIDGDKEWLGTLSAVAEDTIEMTVKIKARTKVITIPRDKIAKARHAVML